Part of the Delphinus delphis chromosome 21, mDelDel1.2, whole genome shotgun sequence genome, GGGAAAGTCACAAAACTACATGAAAGTAACTGATAATATAGGTAGCACAGTCTGAGGGATCAGTTGAAAGTTATCCTGCAAGAAATGCATTACTAATGATAAAGTCCCACAGACAGTGCTCAGCTCCTGCTTTTGCGTATATAAATTAGATGGAGTCAAGGGATTCCTACGATAGTGGCGCTCAGTCTTTCCAGATTTACAGCTAGGCTCCCTCTGAGTACACCTTCGTGGTTTGGAGTTTGTTTCCTGTATTTTTGAGCACATGAACTTGTCCACACATATATTGTGACTTGGAATAAAAGGTTGTGAGCCAGTCATCAGGGGCTCCCAGACTTCGGAGTTTCAAGGCTCCATAAAAGATCTTGCAACAAAAAATTGGGAAGCTTTGCAGCAGACACTGAGGTTCCCTAAGAGAAGTTTTATAGGAGATAAACTGTCGCACACAATTCAGCATTTTACCATTATTACTGAGGAAAACCAGAATTCTGAGGAATTCTGAACCCCCAAGACAGTTCAGAAAGGTTAACCACTTGGATCCCAGAAGGCATCACCCATGCTCCTCTATCTGATGCTGGTTTCAGGAGGTAGTCCCCTTGCTTGTCATCACGGTACTGAGTTAAGGGCTGAGCCAGTGCAGCTGCTAAACCCACCAGCTGCCCGTCAGCCTGAGACAGTTCAAGCTGCCAAGGCAACAGGCAATAGTCAATCAACTACAGCAATCTCGAACCTTTAAAATTGCCAAAATAGTTCTCCTTGCTTAATATGACAGATCGCCAATTCCTAGAAGTTCACACATTctgctaaaatgaaaaaatatatgaactacggaaatatttacaaatcaaatGCTATTGATACAACGTCTGGGATTTCAAATGGTGGGGGAGATTTATAGATGGAGTGAGATTGTCCATGTGCTGATAAATTTTGAAGTTAGATGATGGATTCATGGGGATTCAATATAGTATTTTTGATTACACAGGACACCCCCCTTATCTGTGGTTTTGCTTCCGCAGTTGCTGTTTCAGTTACCTGCAGTCCCCTGAGGTcccaaaatattaaatggaaaattccagaaataaacaattcatacattttaaattggGTGCCATTCTGAGTAGCTTCATGAACTCTCTCCCCATCCTACCCCGTCCTGGggtgtgaatcatccctttgccCAGCGAATCCGTGCCGTGTAGGCTCCCTGCCTGCCCATTAGTCACTTAGCAGCCGCCTGGCCAGCATCACTTCAACAGGGGTGGTATCGCAGTGTTTGTGTTCAAGTAACCATTACTTTACTTAACAATGGCTCCAAAGCGCAAGAGTAATGATGCTAGCAATTCAGatattctcttactgtgcctaattttaacattaaatttcATCATAAGTATGGAGgtataggaaaaaaacagtatATACAAGGGTTCATCCggggtttcaggcatccactccGGGTCTTGGAATCCTAACCTCTTAACCTCGCAacaagggtggggaggggaacccCCGTACGAGTTTTGCAAATTGcttaaattttccaaaatgaaaagtaaaaaataatcatgaagtcaagtttaaaactattaaaatgcaATCTCTACAGTGCATACAAGTGATTACATATATTCTTACTTTCTAGTGTGTTGCAGTTCTACAGTAGGAGAGCAGATCTTGACCCTTTACTAAGGCAGCTTAATTACAGGGACTCCACTGAGGTTTTTGCTAACGtcaaaaaagaaagttaagacACCTTCTGAAATTCAGCACAGGTTATAAAACATACAAGATTTAAGCTTTACTATTTTTTATCTAAAGGAAGCTTTATAAAGGAAGATTTCTGCTATGTGAAAATagacaaaacacaacaaaacaaaaaagatgctaTAAATTTGCCATGTGTATAGAGGAAGGCACTTCAGCAGGTAAAAGCTATTCCTTCGGCGGAAGGTAGCCTAACAACCCTGGCGAACGAAAAAGGCGGCTCTTCAGTCTTTTAGCGTTTGAACTTTTGACCTCTTCCCAAAATGTCACGAAAGAATTTCTAAACCGTGGGACTAGAAAGAACGCTTTCTTTCCTCAAATCGTTTCACAAAACATTACTCTGTACTATATACGCCTTAAGCCACCGAGCCCAAAGTACAaaactaaaaagtaaagtctAAAAGGGATGCAAACtagattaagaaaaatacatatgaagtaatgcaattaaaaacaaaacaaaacaaaacaacaggtCGAGACAGCACTGGAAGTGCGGCAGCGAATATCACCTTTCGGGCTTTCTTCCCCGGACACGGTTTTCTCTTTTGCTGAGGATCAGGCTTTCCACTGTCCTCCTcgtatcccttccttccttcaaactCACAAAATGACTTGAAGAAACATGTACTGGAGGCAACGAAACCTGCAGCTCAGTCTTGCAAGGACGCAGCGGCGCTTAAGAGTCAACCCACACGGAGGGGGCGGAGGGACGCGTCTCCCGAGGCAAACGCGGCCGGGCCGGGTCGCCGCCCCAGGAAAGGACGCGCCGGGGACGCCCGCGCACCTGGCCCGCTCGCTGCCGCCTCCCGCGGCCGAGCCCGCTGCCACCCGAAGCTACCTGAGCGCTGTCTCTCCACTTCTCCCGCGTCCGCACACGCGCCCCCGGCCCCAGCCGAGCTCAGAAGGTGAGACCCGCAGACCCGAAGCGGCCGCGGCCCCGCCGAGCCTCCCGCGCCGCCGCCCACCCGGCAGGCCGCAGGCACAGCCTCACCGGGGCAGCCGGGGAGGCCCCCGCCAGCTGGCCAGAGGCGGCGTGCTCGCCAAGGTACAGATCCGCGGTTTAGGTGCCAGGAAGCTCCCCAGTCCAGCACTCGCCCAGGCTGCCGGCCCCTCCCCGGGCGCGGCGCGGGGGTGGAGAGAGGCGCGGGCGCCCGGGGGGAGCGGGGCCAGCGCGCCGGCTCGGGCGGGGCAGCGGGGGGGaatgggggggatgggggggttcCCGCGGCGCGACAAGACGGGACAGGGCGGGCAGCGGCCGGACTCACCCAGGCAGCGGATGTGGAAGCCCGAGGGCGGCCGCAGCGCCCGGCGCGACCAGCCCTCGCGCAGCGCCTCCAGATGCTCCTCCTTGCCCTGGATTAGCAGGACCTGCTCGTCGATCCAGCCCAGGAAGAACGTCTCGGCCACCGCGGCCGTGACCTTCTTGTTCCAGAAGTGCTGCATGTTCTCGGCTTTGAAGTCGGCGAAGATCTCGTAGCCGATGTGGTGCCGGGCGAGCTGCCGGGGCTGGGCCGGGGACGCGGGCCGGGCGGCCTCGGACCTCTCCCCCGCCGGCCCCTCGGCGGGGCCCAGGACGATGGCCAGAGAGTGAGGCGCAATTTGCAGAAACTTCTCCATCTTCGGAGGCATCCGGCGTCCGCGCgcgaccccgctcaccgcagccgTCGCCTCCCGCCGCTCCCGGGAACAGCAGCGCGAAGTGCGCTGCGCGACAAACGAAGAGCGTTAGTGCCCACCCCCGGGCCGGCCGCTTCCCCAGACATCCCGCGCCCAGATGCCGGGGACGCCCCCGCGCAGCCCCTGCGCGCAGCCTGCCGGCGGGCGCAGCAGGTCACCACGCGAGGGAGGGGAGGGCGTGCGGAGCCCGCTCGGGCCGACGACTGGCGCGCATTACCTGCAGCTCCAGGCCACCCTCCCTGCACCACTCATTTTCCAGCCGCTGCACCCTCGCCTCCCTCGGCGCCCGGCGGCCCCGGCGGGGGGCGGAGACGCCGGAGGGGGCGGGCAGTTCGCGCCGAGTCCGGGGAACCCTCCTGGCTGGACTCGGCCGGAGGAATCCCCCAAAGTCCGCAGCGGGAGGTGGTCGACGGGGTGCGGAtgcccggggcgggggcggggtgtgaGTTTAGGTGGCGGGGCCAGGGACGCACGGCGACACGTGGAAGGCACCGAGTCCGGAGCGGTGAGTGTCGCTCCTCCCCACGCTCCACTCCGCCCTCGCCTCCCACCTCCTGCTGGAACAAGTGGCTTCGCTGACTGGTTGATGTGCCCTTGGAagtggcttttttaaaaacttagtcaACCACGAAAAATTGTCATCCGTCCCTCCTCCCACGCTCTCGTGGAACTCTCCTCCCGTATCTCCATCACGTACTGTGGGCCTGAGATAGAAGAAACCTAGTCATTCCCAGCGTTACCTACCCAACCCTCCGTTTAGGAAGAGGATACGGAAATTTACCAGGAAAGGTAATgatcatgcttttaaaaaaaagaaaacaagaaacaaaccaaaaaaccccacttCGTTAAGCTTCTTTGTATACAAACTCTGTTTGGCTTATTTTTCATTGAGAAAGTTCAATTGTATATTTAGAGCCCTAATTAATTAACGCCAAGGCTTCATGCTACATTTCCCTAGAGGAGGGTTTCTCAGCCTTTGGTGTTTCAGAGTCacctgcagcttttttttttttttttttttttcccgccagtacgcgggcctctcactgttgtggcctctcccgttacggagcacaggctccggatacgcaggctcagcggccatggctcacgggcccagcctctccgtggcacgtgggatcctcccagaccggggcacgaacctgcgtcccctgcatcggcaggcggactctcaaccactacgccaccagggaagccccacctgcaGCTTTTGTCAAAACATAGGTATCTGGATGTGGGTCTCTGATTCCGTAGGCCTGCTGTGGAACCtaatactttttctttcaaacaaattctctgctgctgctgctggtcctggACCATACTTTGAAAACCTTTGAACTAAAAAAAATGTTACGTGGTGGGAGGGATCGCTGAAGTGTTTGCTGCTGGCATCCTGGGATTCTATTACCATGAAAAAGTTACTAAACCCAAGTCCGAAGACCTGGGTTTTAATCTTACTGAAGGTGTCCTTGGACAACTCACTGAACCCCAGTTCCtcccatttgcaaaatgggagTTGATAAAGCCCCACTCAAGCCCACGTCTCTGGACCGGAGAGAGCATCAAGGAAGGACATGTTTGAGAAGTCGCCTCAAATGATAAAATGTGCCGTCAGCATGAGAATGTGTGCTGCCACTAGTCACAGAAGCCAGGGGCTCCTCAGGCCTTAGAAAGCCAAGGACTGGACTTGACATGAGGGAGGCAGCCATGGTCGTATGAACGCATCCTGCCCTTGGAATCTCCCAGGCACCCGCGGGAGTGCTGGGCTTTTAGTGCTTTAGTACTAAGCCTCAATTTGGCACCAGTGATGCAACATTCTTCGCCCTCCCTTAGTGCCTGGGCCTCAGGAAGAGAGGAAGTGGTAGTGGCTggaaaaatggaagaaggaaagatatacttgtgacatttttttttttacctagcaattttttaaatttttgtattatGACATAATTTCAGACCTAGTGAAGAGTTGCAAGAGTAGTGCAAAGAATACCCATGTATTGAATATcttcacccagattccccaaGTATTAGCATTTTACTACACTTTTCAATAACCCTCAGTTCCCAGTTGGCCCACAGTACCCTCCATGCATGGACTCAGGGTCACGCATGTTTCTACTCCATGTCAGTTTCACCAAAATTTGCCTGTAAatatagctttcttttcttcctcgaTCTTTCCCTCTCTTTGCTTCCGCACCCACCCACAGTCTCTCTTCTTGCAGCCCCCAGTCTTCAGCGGCTGCAGCAGCGGGAAGCTAGGACAGGGATGCATTGGGCAATCCTTCAGAAGCTAAATAATAAAACCagtcaaggaaaaataaaaagatgtagaGGGAGCAATGACCAAGTAAACAACTGTAAGTGTAATTATAGCATGAGATGCACGCCTTGAAAGTGTCGAACAGAGCAGTGTCAGAAAGAaacaggagggggcttccctggtggcgcagtggttgagagtccgcctgccgatgcaggggacacgggttcgtgccccggtccgggaagatcccgcatgccgcggagtggctgggcccgtgagccatggccgctgagcctgggtgtccggagcctgtgctccgcaatgggagaggccacaacggtgagaggcccgcgtaccacaaaaaagaaaaaagaaacaggaggaCCTACATTAGATAGGATACTGGGGTCTCTAGGAGGAGATGGGCATTTACTTCTGCCCAAAGGATGAGAAGTAGCCTATCTTGCCAAGGCTGCATAGGCCACACTTCTGATGTCACTGGAAAAGTTGTACTCTGTCTTTTATCCCCTTCAGAGAGGCACTTGCGTGTATCATCACGAAAGAAGGTGCAAATGTTTCTTGGCAAGGAACTATTTCCTTCCCTAGGTTCAGTATCCAAGACCTTTATATTGACCCAAGTACTGGTAAGATTTCCTGGTTATTTTCCAAGGAAAAGTATTtaacatttatcaaatgccttATTTTTGCAAAACTCAATGAGAAGGAAcaattattattctaatttttccaAT contains:
- the LOC132417747 gene encoding uncharacterized protein, coding for MVVLWGFLLRPGLLPQSQGTPGNLMEPTLTVALNRPLRLMAAARRVPRTRRELPAPSGVSAPRRGRRAPREARVQRLENEWCREGGLELQRTSRCCSRERREATAAVSGVARGRRMPPKMEKFLQIAPHSLAIVLGPAEGPAGERSEAARPASPAQPRQLARHHIGYEIFADFKAENMQHFWNKKVTAAVAETFFLGWIDEQVLLIQGKEEHLEALREGWSRRALRPPSGFHIRCLVKRSSSTLDEEMTHPFGEHTSSVFFKNSM